The Anabrus simplex isolate iqAnaSimp1 chromosome 1, ASM4041472v1, whole genome shotgun sequence genome window below encodes:
- the LOC136860391 gene encoding F-box and leucine-rich repeat protein 13 → MDYTTNINDLPDDVLVEIFSYLTFSDLIQSAQKVCERWRFVAQYSELWRTLCYAPHGKETDDHIAIVLQQTPKLEILSLKLRPVGHSVLYGALNYCPKLKRVEFSGRQRLNAKFLRNMLQKCPSIEYLHLPNEVLNKMQCSEVIACFANLKTLVVGKYGHWDYPAVLKPLGDGCPALQHLDLVKEMHTHNDLGYFLEKKKDQLVSLAVGWTSADWMNTIPLLVVCRALKTLHVDSYYDSFVSDTQDIEITPYFEPFSRLITVTSLTLSELHNVELDDLISIFSNKAMSQLTELRIIHYDQYQDEVGKVIIDNCPNIKLLHFNQCYDLSDKTVESLYTLMELENLSLVFSELLTDCGMLDIIKCDKLKYLDLGSCNKLEECTMKLIMTLKNLRVLKLSCCDVKGLPFHMFPSCLKHLSFLDLKYSVNVDQKSLLELKVMMPSLFIEDSDCVFVDELGREFRKRETSTTNFQHRVLPTIDMSLSDAPFLVRLLETG, encoded by the coding sequence ATGGATTATACCACAAATATCAATGATTTACCTGATGACGTCCTCGTGGAAATATTCTCTTATCTGACATTTTCTGATTTAATACAGTCAGCACAAAAAGTTTGTGAGCGTTGGAGGTTTGTTGCTCAGTACAGTGAGTTATGGAGGACTTTGTGTTATGCTCCACATGGTAAGGAAACAGATGATCACATAGCCATTGTACTTCAGCAGACACCGAAGCTGGAGATCCTCAGTCTCAAATTGAGACCAGTGGGTCACTCAGTTCTTTATGGTGCCCTCAACTATTGTCCTAAACTGAAGAGAGTGGAATTCAGTGGACGTCAGAGATTGAATGCAAAATTTTTAAGGAATATGCTTCAGAAATGTCCAAGCATTGAATATTTACACCTTCCTAATGAAGTGCTTAATAAAATGCAGTGCTCAGAAGTTATAGCTTGTTTTGCAAACCTGAAAACTCTTGTAGTTGGGAAGTATGGACATTGGGATTATCCAGCAGTGCTCAAACCTTTAGGTGATGGCTGCCCTGCACTTCAACATTTGGACTTGGTGAAGGAGATGCATACTCACAATGACCTAGgatattttcttgaaaagaaaaaggacCAGCTGGTGTCACTGGCTGTCGGGTGGACAAGTGCTGACTGGATGAATACAATTCCTCTTTTGGTGGTGTGTAGGGCACTGAAGACACTACATGTAGATTCGTACTATGATTCATTTGTAAGTGATACTCAGGACATCGAAATCACACCGTACTTTGAGCCTTTCTCAAGATTAATCACTGTTACATCACTAACTCTAAGTGAACTTCATAATGTGGAATTAGATGATCTTATTAGCATATTCAGTAACAAAGCAATGAGTCAGTTAACTGAATTACGAATTATTCATTATGATCAGTACCAGGATGAAGTTGGTAAGGTCATTATTGACAACTGCCCTAACATAAAACTCTTGCACTTCAACCAGTGCTATGACTTGTCTGATAAGACTGTAGAATCTTTGTACACTCTTATGGAGTTGGAAAATTTAAGTCTCGTCTTTTCTGAACTTTTGACTGATTGTGGGATGCTGGACATTATAAAATGTGATAAACTTAAATATCTTGATCTTGGATCTTGTAATAAGTTGGAGGAGTGCACTATGAAACTAATCATGACTTTAAAGAACCTCAGGGTATTAAAACTTTCATGTTGTGATGTCAAGGGTTTACCATTCCATATGTTCCCCTCTTGTTTAAAACATTTGTCATTTCTTGACTTAAAATACTCTGTTAATGTTGACCAGAAGTCCCTTTTGGAGCTTAAAGTGATGATGCCTTCTTTATTTATAGAAGACTCTGACTGTGTCTTTGTTGATGAACTTGGCAGGGAATTTCGGAAGAGGGAAACGTCCACTACGAACTTTCAACATCGAGTTCTTCCAACTATTGATATGTCCCTCAGTGATGCTCCATTTTTGGTCAGGCTACTGGAAACTGGATAA